Proteins encoded in a region of the Pseudomonas sp. PDNC002 genome:
- a CDS encoding ABC transporter permease yields MADNAPSRLKLGALLLPLPLVLFVFYVLPFLGVLGWSVTLPEPGIEQYQRIMTDPAIHDVLWRTFRLCTTVSVISLVIAYLMAYCWVYSPPFWQRVVEICVFIPFWLSVLVRAFGWLIALRSNGLLNDWLQYLGITNEPLQLTRNELGVVIGMVHFMVPFALFPLVSTMRRLDPRVLLAARGLGAGQMRTFWSIFVPQTIPGILGAFIIVFVFCLGFFITPAILGGGQTVMVAEYVYLQMFQTSNWGLGAALSVVLLALVSGMIWALLRMTRVDKLVG; encoded by the coding sequence ATGGCCGATAACGCCCCCTCGCGGCTGAAGCTGGGCGCCCTGCTGCTGCCGCTGCCGCTCGTCCTGTTCGTGTTCTACGTACTGCCCTTCCTCGGCGTGCTCGGCTGGAGCGTGACGCTGCCGGAGCCGGGGATCGAGCAGTACCAGCGGATCATGACGGACCCGGCGATCCACGACGTGCTCTGGCGGACCTTCCGCCTGTGCACCACGGTCAGCGTGATCTCCCTGGTGATCGCCTACCTGATGGCCTACTGCTGGGTCTACAGCCCGCCGTTCTGGCAGCGCGTGGTGGAAATCTGCGTGTTCATCCCGTTCTGGCTGTCGGTGCTGGTGCGTGCCTTCGGCTGGCTGATCGCCCTGCGCAGCAACGGTCTGCTCAACGACTGGCTGCAGTACCTGGGCATCACCAACGAACCCTTGCAGCTCACGCGCAACGAACTGGGCGTGGTGATCGGCATGGTCCACTTCATGGTGCCCTTCGCGCTGTTCCCGCTGGTGTCGACCATGCGCCGCCTCGACCCGCGCGTGCTGCTCGCAGCGCGCGGCCTGGGTGCCGGGCAGATGCGCACCTTCTGGAGCATCTTCGTGCCGCAGACCATTCCCGGCATCCTCGGCGCCTTCATCATCGTCTTCGTGTTCTGCCTGGGCTTCTTCATCACCCCGGCGATCCTCGGCGGCGGGCAGACGGTGATGGTGGCCGAGTACGTCTACCTGCAGATGTTCCAGACCAGCAACTGGGGCCTGGGCGCGGCGCTCTCGGTAGTGCTGCTGGCGCTGGTGAGCGGGATGATCTGGGCGCTGCTGCGCATGACCCGCGTCGACAAGCTGGTCGGCTGA
- a CDS encoding ABC transporter permease: MNAHETKAPSRLLATMAMIFMIFPLLAVIPVSFTSKRFLSMPNGNWSLRHYHALLDSPEWLSAISQSLIVATATCIIATALAVSFSLGIWYLRSRLATLLIGLVLLPMAIPPMISAMVLYFMETKVSQFAPGLGYDTLFGLTIAHIVMVVPYGVVTMLVALSQLDRRIELAARNLGASLGQTTFMVVLPNLKLGVASTALLCFALSWEEIAVTLFVTSTEVNTLPRQIWSGLRDNIDPAVAAISVVLIALTFVALVGRMVAQRIATRPVGS; encoded by the coding sequence ATGAACGCACACGAAACCAAAGCCCCCAGCCGCCTGCTGGCGACCATGGCGATGATCTTCATGATCTTCCCGCTGCTGGCGGTGATCCCGGTGTCCTTTACCAGCAAGCGCTTCCTGTCGATGCCCAACGGCAACTGGTCGCTGCGGCACTACCACGCGCTACTGGACAGCCCGGAATGGCTCTCGGCGATCAGCCAGAGCCTGATCGTCGCCACCGCCACCTGCATCATTGCGACCGCGCTGGCGGTGAGCTTCAGCCTCGGCATCTGGTACCTGCGCTCGCGCCTGGCGACCCTGCTGATCGGCCTGGTGCTGCTGCCCATGGCGATCCCGCCGATGATCTCGGCGATGGTCCTGTACTTCATGGAAACCAAGGTCAGCCAGTTCGCCCCCGGCCTGGGCTACGACACCCTGTTCGGGCTGACCATCGCGCACATCGTGATGGTGGTGCCCTACGGTGTGGTGACCATGCTGGTGGCGCTCAGCCAGCTGGACCGGCGCATCGAGCTGGCGGCGCGCAACCTCGGCGCGAGCCTGGGCCAGACCACCTTCATGGTGGTGCTGCCGAACCTCAAGCTGGGCGTGGCGAGTACGGCGCTGCTGTGCTTTGCGCTGAGCTGGGAGGAGATCGCGGTGACGCTGTTCGTTACCAGTACCGAGGTGAATACCCTGCCCCGGCAGATCTGGTCCGGCCTGCGCGACAACATCGACCCGGCCGTGGCGGCCATTTCGGTGGTGCTGATCGCGCTGACCTTCGTCGCGCTGGTTGGGCGGATGGTTGCCCAGCGCATCGCGACGCGGCCGGTAGGGAGCTGA
- the tusA gene encoding sulfurtransferase TusA, producing the protein MSQPVDAILDATGLNCPEPVMMLHNKVRDLPAGGLLKVIATDPSTRRDIPKFCVFLGYELVEQQEEAGTYLYWIRKKAE; encoded by the coding sequence ATGTCCCAGCCTGTCGATGCGATTCTCGACGCCACCGGCCTGAACTGCCCCGAGCCGGTCATGATGCTGCACAACAAGGTGCGCGACCTGCCAGCCGGCGGGCTGCTCAAGGTGATTGCCACCGACCCTTCCACCCGCCGCGACATCCCCAAGTTCTGCGTCTTCCTCGGCTACGAGCTGGTGGAGCAGCAGGAAGAGGCGGGAACCTACCTGTACTGGATTCGCAAGAAGGCGGAGTGA
- a CDS encoding CocE/NonD family hydrolase — MRALLCLCLALLAGCAARDQVPDFSASQGKDLPATWFEAVIVARDGTKLSATVFQPALKAGETAPVIVHTHGWGGWRVTGPDGYYGKNMMSGRAALRAWKAGFWVVSYDQRGWGGSDGRIEMMNPQFEVQDASAVIDWAATHLPRLTMDGPNDPRVGMLGESYGGAVQLLASAEDPRIDAIVPIATWYDLADALAPDGQLKIGWGGVLVSLGLATGYDLGKFVQSDYLHTTGGRMAAPVQAELHANSLASYCAAGRLPHADALLIQGLRDTLFPLDQGLQIRQCLKQGPADVRLLGMQGGHILPPPIQAWSGLPPFNNEPVIHCGSRAINLYTGIVAWYEEKLRKRPGAADSVPDLCISLDLDQGVALDNLPPPGVTVALPATAIRPAVSGLVQPSRFIPLQRVSETSALLGSAEVRLSQPLTERPDAQVFAALAIRSADGRTRRLDEQVKPLANQGSTRLNAVSASLAPGDEIGLLVSGFSDQYLFNSSWRITPVELRGEVQLPSVVPLQPRVAGSQ, encoded by the coding sequence ATGCGCGCCCTCCTCTGCCTGTGCCTCGCACTGCTCGCCGGCTGCGCCGCGCGTGACCAAGTTCCGGACTTCAGCGCCAGCCAGGGCAAGGACCTGCCGGCCACCTGGTTTGAGGCGGTCATCGTCGCGCGCGACGGCACCAAGCTCTCCGCCACGGTCTTCCAGCCCGCGCTGAAGGCCGGCGAAACCGCTCCGGTGATCGTCCACACCCACGGCTGGGGCGGCTGGCGGGTGACCGGCCCGGATGGCTACTACGGCAAGAACATGATGTCCGGCCGCGCCGCATTGCGCGCCTGGAAGGCCGGCTTCTGGGTGGTCAGCTACGACCAGCGTGGCTGGGGCGGCAGCGACGGGCGCATCGAGATGATGAACCCGCAGTTCGAGGTGCAGGACGCCAGCGCGGTGATCGACTGGGCCGCCACGCACCTGCCACGCCTGACGATGGACGGCCCGAACGACCCGCGCGTCGGCATGCTCGGCGAAAGCTACGGTGGCGCCGTGCAGCTATTGGCCTCGGCGGAAGACCCGCGCATCGACGCTATCGTGCCCATCGCCACCTGGTACGACCTGGCCGACGCCCTGGCGCCGGATGGCCAGTTGAAGATTGGCTGGGGCGGCGTGCTGGTGAGCCTGGGGCTCGCCACGGGCTACGACCTGGGCAAGTTCGTTCAGTCCGACTACCTGCACACTACCGGCGGGCGCATGGCGGCGCCAGTGCAGGCCGAGCTGCACGCCAACAGTCTCGCCAGCTACTGCGCGGCGGGCCGCCTGCCCCACGCCGACGCCCTGCTGATCCAGGGCCTGCGTGACACCCTGTTCCCGCTGGACCAGGGCCTGCAGATCCGCCAGTGCCTGAAACAGGGCCCGGCGGACGTTCGGCTGCTCGGCATGCAGGGCGGGCACATCCTGCCGCCGCCCATCCAGGCCTGGAGCGGGCTGCCGCCGTTCAACAACGAGCCGGTGATCCACTGTGGCTCGCGGGCGATCAATCTCTACACCGGCATCGTGGCGTGGTACGAGGAAAAACTGCGCAAGCGCCCCGGCGCCGCCGACAGCGTGCCGGATCTGTGCATCAGCCTCGATCTCGACCAGGGCGTGGCGCTGGACAACCTACCGCCGCCCGGCGTGACCGTGGCGTTGCCGGCCACAGCAATCCGCCCGGCGGTGAGCGGCCTGGTGCAGCCTTCGCGATTCATTCCCTTGCAGCGAGTGAGCGAAACCAGCGCCTTGCTCGGCAGCGCTGAAGTACGCCTGAGTCAACCGCTGACGGAACGCCCGGACGCACAGGTTTTCGCGGCGTTGGCGATCCGCAGCGCCGATGGCCGCACACGGCGGCTGGACGAACAGGTGAAACCGTTGGCAAACCAGGGGAGCACGCGCTTGAACGCCGTCAGCGCCAGCCTCGCGCCAGGGGATGAGATCGGCTTGCTGGTGAGCGGTTTTAGCGACCAGTACCTGTTCAACAGTTCCTGGCGGATTACGCCGGTGGAGTTGCGGGGCGAGGTGCAGTTGCCGAGCGTCGTACCGCTGCAGCCGCGTGTGGCCGGCTCCCAGTAG
- a CDS encoding MaoC family dehydratase encodes MKRKLPSLLGSYSRMLLPRRGLGRDERVPYLAMDSRTLRFDLRHLRAYREHFGLDPALGVPLLYPQVISLPLHLRLLSRSRMPLSVVGLIHLRSHIQRYRMLDEHEPLQFDCRILTSRRSELGLEVDVVTEAWHHDMLYWQSITTYLRRGDFLDDGREPDPLPERAQWHTLEAPVHSGVQWRVPKIVGWRYAGLSGDFNPLHLSRLMASHYGFGKPFAHGMWGLARSLTGRRLAENVRLDAHFKAPLPLGSQVKQSYRRLGKKEQWALLPVGGDSQPMLLAQLDEAPDGPLR; translated from the coding sequence GTGAAGCGAAAGTTGCCCTCACTATTGGGCAGTTACAGCCGCATGCTGCTGCCGCGCCGTGGCCTTGGCCGCGATGAGCGCGTGCCCTACCTGGCGATGGACAGCCGCACCCTGCGATTCGACCTGCGCCACCTGCGCGCCTACCGCGAGCACTTCGGGCTGGACCCGGCGCTGGGCGTGCCGCTGCTCTATCCGCAGGTGATCAGCCTGCCGCTGCACCTGCGCCTGCTCAGCCGGTCGCGCATGCCGCTGTCGGTCGTGGGCCTGATCCACCTGCGCAGCCACATCCAGCGTTACCGCATGCTCGACGAGCACGAACCACTGCAGTTCGACTGCCGCATCCTCACCAGCCGGCGCAGCGAACTGGGGCTGGAAGTGGATGTGGTCACCGAAGCCTGGCACCACGACATGCTTTATTGGCAGTCGATCACCACCTACCTGCGCCGTGGCGATTTCCTCGATGATGGACGCGAGCCCGACCCGCTGCCGGAGCGCGCCCAGTGGCACACCCTGGAAGCGCCGGTCCACTCCGGCGTGCAATGGCGCGTGCCGAAGATCGTCGGCTGGCGTTACGCGGGGTTGAGCGGGGACTTCAACCCTCTGCACCTATCGCGGCTGATGGCCTCGCACTATGGCTTCGGCAAGCCCTTCGCCCACGGCATGTGGGGCCTGGCGCGCAGCCTGACTGGCCGCCGGCTGGCGGAGAACGTGCGCCTGGATGCGCACTTCAAGGCGCCGTTGCCGCTGGGCAGCCAGGTGAAGCAAAGCTATCGCAGGCTGGGCAAGAAGGAGCAGTGGGCGCTGTTGCCGGTGGGCGGCGATAGCCAGCCGATGCTGCTGGCGCAGCTGGACGAGGCGCCGGACGGGCCGTTGCGCTGA
- the rlmM gene encoding 23S rRNA (cytidine(2498)-2'-O)-methyltransferase RlmM — MNTLLLHCRPGFENEVCAELSEHAARLDVAGYARAKPATAYAEFICMEADGAERLMRQLRFSELIFPRQWARGAGFTALPEQDRIGAILEALAAFPQCGSLWLEVFDTNDGKELSTFCRKFEKPLRAALVKAGKLVEDPSLPRLLLTFRSGREAFIGLAEARNCAMWPMGIPRLKFPREAPSRSTLKLEEAWHHFIPRTDWDRRLAPDMLAVDLGASPGGWTWQLVNREMRVVAVDNGPMAEDLMYSGLVEHQRVDGYAFRPRQRMDWMVCDIVEKPARTGAMMETWIGEGLCREAIVNLKLPMKQRYAEVRRILDRLHESFRERGLKVQVGCKQLYHDREEVTCHLRRIEKGER, encoded by the coding sequence ATGAATACCCTGTTACTGCATTGCCGCCCGGGCTTCGAGAACGAGGTCTGCGCCGAGCTGTCCGAGCACGCCGCGCGCCTGGACGTCGCTGGTTATGCACGGGCCAAACCGGCGACCGCCTACGCCGAATTCATCTGCATGGAAGCCGACGGCGCCGAGCGCCTGATGCGCCAGCTGCGTTTCTCCGAGCTGATCTTCCCCCGCCAGTGGGCGCGCGGCGCGGGCTTTACCGCACTGCCGGAACAGGATCGCATCGGCGCGATCCTCGAGGCCCTGGCCGCTTTCCCGCAATGTGGCAGCCTCTGGCTGGAAGTCTTCGATACCAATGACGGCAAGGAGCTCTCGACCTTCTGCCGCAAGTTCGAAAAACCCCTGCGCGCCGCGCTGGTGAAGGCCGGCAAACTGGTGGAAGACCCCAGCCTGCCGCGCCTGCTGCTGACCTTCCGCTCTGGCCGCGAGGCTTTCATCGGCCTGGCCGAGGCGCGCAACTGCGCGATGTGGCCGATGGGTATCCCGCGCCTGAAGTTCCCTCGCGAGGCGCCGAGCCGCTCGACGCTCAAGCTGGAAGAGGCCTGGCACCACTTCATCCCCCGCACCGACTGGGACCGCCGCCTGGCCCCGGACATGCTTGCCGTGGACCTGGGCGCGTCCCCCGGCGGCTGGACCTGGCAACTGGTCAACCGCGAGATGCGCGTGGTCGCCGTGGACAACGGGCCGATGGCGGAAGACCTCATGTACTCCGGGCTGGTGGAGCACCAGCGCGTCGACGGCTATGCCTTCCGCCCGCGCCAGCGCATGGACTGGATGGTCTGCGACATCGTCGAGAAGCCCGCGCGCACCGGCGCCATGATGGAAACCTGGATCGGCGAGGGCCTGTGCCGCGAGGCCATCGTCAACCTCAAGCTGCCGATGAAACAGCGCTACGCCGAGGTGCGGCGCATCCTCGACCGCTTGCACGAGTCCTTCCGCGAGCGCGGGTTGAAAGTGCAGGTGGGCTGCAAGCAGCTGTACCACGACCGCGAGGAAGTGACCTGCCACCTGCGCCGCATCGAGAAGGGCGAGCGCTAG
- the acnA gene encoding aconitate hydratase AcnA, translated as MPAVDSLNSLRTLEVAGKTYHYYSLPEAAKSLGDLGKLPMSLKVLLENLLRWEDDNTVTGDDLKALAGWLKTRSSEREIQYRPARVLMQDFTGVPAVVDLAAMRDAMAKAGGDPQKINPLSPVDLVIDHSVMVDKFASQSAFAQNVEIEMERNGERYAFLRWGQNAFDNFRVVPPGTGICHQVNLEYLGRTVWTKDEDGRTYAFPDTLVGTDSHTTMINGLGVLGWGVGGIEAEAAMLGQPVSMLIPEVIGFKLTGKLKEGITATDLVLTVTQMLRKKGVVGKFVEFYGDGLADLPLADRATIANMAPEYGATCGFFPVDEITLGYLRLSGRPDDAVKLVEAYSKAQGLWREKGHEPVFTDSLQLDMGEVEASLAGPKRPQDRVALGHVSQAFDDFLGLQIKPVPSEEGRLLNEGGGGAAVGASAATGEADYQHDGQTHRLKNGAVVIAAITSCTNTSNPSVMMAAGLLAKKALEKGLQRKPWVKSSLAPGSKVVTDYFHAAGLTRYLDELGFDLVGYGCTTCIGNSGPLLEPIEKAVQQADLTVASVLSGNRNFEGRVHPLVKTNWLASPPLVVAYALAGTVRTDLTKDPLGTGKDGQPVYLKDIWPTQQEIADAVRKVDTAMFHKEYAEVFQGDEKWRAIQVPDAKTYTWQDDSTYIQHPPFFEHIAEAPPKVEDIQGARVLAVLGDSVTTDHISPAGNIKKDSPAGRYLSEHGVAYADFNSYGSRRGNHEVMMRGTFANIRIKNEMLGGEEGGNTLYVPTGDKLAIYDAAMRYQQDGTPLVIIAGKEYGTGSSRDWAAKGTNLLGVKAVIAESFERIHRSNLVGMGVLPLQFKEGQDRKALKLTGKEVLSISGLSGELKPHMNLKVSVKREDGSQDSFEVLCRIDTQNEVEYFKAGGILHYVLRSLI; from the coding sequence ATGCCCGCAGTGGATAGCCTGAACAGCCTGCGCACCCTGGAGGTCGCCGGCAAGACCTATCACTATTACAGCCTGCCTGAAGCGGCGAAGAGTCTCGGAGACCTGGGCAAGCTGCCCATGTCCCTGAAAGTCCTGTTGGAAAACCTGTTGCGCTGGGAAGACGACAACACCGTCACCGGCGACGACCTGAAAGCCCTGGCCGGCTGGCTGAAAACCCGCAGCTCCGAGCGCGAGATCCAGTACCGCCCCGCCCGCGTGCTGATGCAGGACTTCACCGGCGTGCCGGCGGTGGTCGACCTGGCCGCCATGCGCGATGCCATGGCCAAGGCCGGCGGCGATCCGCAGAAGATCAACCCGCTGTCCCCGGTCGACCTGGTCATCGACCACTCGGTGATGGTCGACAAGTTCGCCAGCCAATCGGCCTTCGCGCAGAACGTCGAGATCGAGATGGAGCGCAACGGCGAGCGCTACGCCTTCCTGCGCTGGGGGCAGAACGCCTTCGACAACTTCCGCGTGGTGCCGCCGGGCACCGGCATCTGCCACCAGGTCAACCTGGAGTATCTGGGGCGTACGGTGTGGACCAAGGATGAGGACGGCCGCACCTACGCCTTCCCCGACACCCTGGTCGGCACCGACTCCCATACCACCATGATCAACGGCCTCGGCGTGCTCGGCTGGGGCGTGGGCGGCATCGAGGCGGAAGCGGCGATGCTCGGCCAGCCGGTGTCGATGCTGATTCCCGAGGTGATCGGCTTCAAGCTCACCGGCAAGCTGAAGGAAGGCATCACCGCCACCGACCTGGTGCTGACCGTCACCCAGATGCTGCGCAAGAAAGGCGTCGTCGGGAAATTCGTCGAGTTCTATGGCGACGGCCTGGCCGACCTGCCCCTGGCCGACCGCGCAACGATTGCCAACATGGCCCCGGAATACGGCGCCACCTGCGGCTTCTTCCCGGTGGACGAGATCACTCTCGGCTACCTGCGCCTGTCTGGCCGTCCGGACGACGCCGTGAAACTGGTGGAGGCCTATTCCAAGGCCCAGGGTCTGTGGCGCGAAAAAGGCCACGAGCCGGTGTTCACCGATTCCCTGCAACTGGACATGGGTGAGGTCGAAGCCAGCCTGGCCGGACCGAAGCGCCCGCAGGACCGCGTTGCCCTCGGCCATGTCAGCCAGGCCTTCGACGATTTCCTCGGCCTGCAGATCAAACCCGTGCCCAGCGAAGAGGGCCGCCTGCTCAATGAAGGCGGCGGTGGCGCCGCTGTCGGGGCGTCGGCCGCCACCGGCGAGGCGGACTACCAGCACGACGGCCAGACCCACCGGCTGAAGAACGGCGCCGTGGTGATCGCCGCCATCACCTCCTGCACCAATACCTCCAACCCCAGCGTGATGATGGCCGCCGGCCTGCTGGCGAAGAAGGCGCTGGAGAAAGGTTTGCAGCGCAAGCCCTGGGTGAAGAGCTCGCTCGCACCTGGTTCCAAGGTGGTCACCGACTACTTCCACGCCGCCGGCCTGACCCGCTACCTGGACGAACTGGGCTTCGATCTGGTGGGTTACGGCTGCACCACCTGCATCGGCAACTCGGGGCCGTTGCTGGAGCCCATCGAGAAAGCGGTGCAGCAGGCCGACCTGACCGTCGCCTCGGTGCTTTCCGGCAACCGCAATTTCGAAGGTCGCGTGCACCCGCTGGTGAAAACCAACTGGCTTGCCTCACCACCGCTGGTGGTCGCCTACGCCCTCGCCGGCACCGTGCGCACCGACCTGACCAAGGACCCGCTGGGCACCGGCAAGGACGGCCAGCCGGTCTATCTGAAGGACATTTGGCCGACTCAGCAGGAAATTGCCGACGCCGTACGGAAAGTGGACACGGCGATGTTCCACAAGGAGTACGCCGAAGTCTTCCAGGGCGACGAGAAATGGCGCGCCATCCAGGTGCCGGATGCCAAGACCTACACCTGGCAGGACGATTCCACCTATATCCAGCATCCACCGTTCTTCGAGCACATCGCCGAGGCGCCGCCGAAGGTCGAGGACATCCAGGGTGCGCGCGTCCTCGCAGTGCTGGGCGACTCGGTGACCACCGACCACATCTCCCCCGCCGGCAACATCAAGAAGGACAGCCCCGCCGGCCGCTACCTCAGCGAGCACGGCGTGGCCTACGCCGACTTCAACTCCTACGGCTCCCGCCGTGGGAACCATGAGGTGATGATGCGCGGCACCTTCGCCAACATCCGCATCAAGAACGAGATGCTCGGTGGCGAGGAAGGCGGCAATACCCTCTACGTCCCCACCGGCGACAAGCTGGCGATCTATGACGCCGCCATGCGCTACCAGCAGGACGGCACGCCGCTGGTGATCATCGCCGGCAAGGAATACGGCACCGGCTCCTCCCGCGACTGGGCGGCCAAGGGTACCAACCTGCTGGGTGTGAAAGCGGTGATCGCCGAAAGCTTCGAGCGCATCCACCGCTCCAACCTGGTGGGCATGGGCGTGCTGCCGCTGCAGTTCAAGGAGGGCCAGGACCGCAAGGCGCTGAAGCTGACCGGCAAGGAGGTGCTGAGCATCAGCGGCCTGTCCGGCGAGCTGAAGCCACACATGAACCTCAAGGTCTCGGTGAAACGCGAGGACGGCAGCCAGGACAGCTTCGAGGTGCTCTGCCGTATCGATACGCAGAATGAAGTCGAATACTTCAAGGCCGGCGGCATCCTGCACTACGTGTTGCGCAGCCTGATCTGA
- a CDS encoding PAS domain-containing methyl-accepting chemotaxis protein, with the protein MRNNQPITQRERTFPAEQRLISTTDARGVITYANDAFTAISGFSRDELIGAPHNLVRHPDVPPAVFAHMWTTLKKGRPWMGIVKNRSKNGDHYWVSAYVTPIYERNEIVGYESVRVKPSAEQVRRAEALYTRINAGKPAIPARDRWLPVLLDWLPFILTGQIAFLIGAWLNSHWGFLLAALLSIPLGLAGLSWQQRGLKRLLRLAEQTTSDPLIAQMYTDSRGAQARLEMSILSQEARLKTCLTRLQDTAETLTGQAREADSLAHHSSAGLDRQRQETEQVATAVNQMAATTQEVADNVQRTADATRQANELTTEGRQIAAETREAMQRLSSSVGETGEAVSQLARDSEQIGGVVDVIKGIADQTNLLALNAAIEAARAGEMGRGFAVVADEVRSLAQRTAESTGQIHQLIANLQNTATEAVRAMESGRRQADEGVDRVLQADNALVGISDAVANITEMTTQIAAAAEEQSAVAEEINRNISTIANLADQTSGEAQRTALLSEELTQTAQRQYSLVERFNR; encoded by the coding sequence ATGCGCAACAACCAGCCGATCACCCAGCGTGAACGCACCTTCCCCGCCGAACAGAGACTGATCTCCACCACGGACGCCCGAGGCGTGATCACCTACGCCAACGACGCCTTCACCGCGATCAGCGGTTTCTCCCGTGACGAACTGATCGGTGCGCCGCACAACCTGGTGCGCCACCCGGACGTTCCACCCGCCGTGTTCGCACATATGTGGACGACGCTGAAGAAGGGCCGCCCGTGGATGGGCATCGTCAAGAATCGCAGCAAGAACGGCGACCACTACTGGGTCAGCGCCTACGTCACGCCCATCTACGAGCGCAACGAAATCGTCGGCTACGAGTCGGTACGGGTGAAGCCCAGCGCCGAGCAGGTTCGTCGTGCGGAAGCACTGTACACGCGGATCAACGCCGGCAAGCCCGCCATCCCCGCCCGTGATCGCTGGCTGCCGGTGCTGCTGGACTGGCTGCCGTTCATCCTGACCGGCCAGATCGCCTTCCTGATCGGCGCCTGGCTGAATTCCCATTGGGGCTTCCTGCTGGCCGCCCTGCTTTCCATCCCGCTCGGCCTTGCCGGCCTGAGCTGGCAGCAACGCGGGCTCAAGCGCCTGTTGCGCCTGGCCGAGCAAACCACCTCCGACCCGCTGATCGCGCAGATGTACACCGACAGCCGTGGCGCCCAGGCACGCCTGGAAATGTCGATTCTCAGCCAGGAAGCACGGTTGAAGACCTGCCTGACGCGCCTGCAGGACACCGCCGAAACGCTCACCGGCCAGGCCCGTGAAGCCGACTCCCTGGCGCACCACAGCTCCGCCGGCCTGGATCGCCAACGCCAGGAGACCGAGCAGGTCGCCACCGCCGTCAACCAGATGGCCGCCACCACCCAGGAAGTGGCCGACAACGTGCAGCGCACCGCCGACGCCACCCGCCAGGCCAACGAGCTGACCACCGAGGGCCGGCAAATCGCCGCCGAGACGCGCGAGGCCATGCAGCGACTGTCCAGCTCCGTTGGCGAGACCGGCGAAGCGGTCAGTCAGCTGGCTCGCGACAGCGAGCAGATCGGCGGCGTGGTCGACGTGATCAAGGGCATCGCCGACCAGACCAACCTGTTGGCGCTCAACGCCGCCATCGAAGCGGCGCGCGCCGGCGAGATGGGCCGCGGCTTCGCCGTGGTGGCCGATGAAGTCCGCTCGCTGGCCCAGCGCACCGCCGAGTCCACCGGGCAGATTCACCAGTTGATCGCCAACCTGCAGAACACCGCTACCGAAGCCGTGCGCGCCATGGAGTCCGGCCGCCGTCAGGCCGACGAGGGCGTGGACCGGGTACTGCAGGCGGACAACGCCCTGGTGGGCATCAGCGACGCGGTGGCCAACATCACCGAGATGACCACCCAGATCGCCGCCGCCGCGGAAGAGCAGAGCGCCGTGGCCGAGGAGATCAATCGCAACATCAGCACCATCGCCAATCTGGCCGACCAGACCTCCGGCGAAGCCCAGCGCACCGCGCTACTCAGCGAAGAGCTGACGCAGACCGCGCAGCGCCAGTATTCGCTGGTGGAGCGGTTCAACCGCTGA